A DNA window from Mucilaginibacter xinganensis contains the following coding sequences:
- a CDS encoding putative signal transducing protein: protein MEKNWVKIYTSTNYYQSEMVKQALAGQDIETVLLNKQDSSHRTFGNIEVYVHQSNFSDAIEILILNQIIL, encoded by the coding sequence ATGGAGAAGAACTGGGTGAAAATATATACTTCCACAAATTATTATCAATCAGAAATGGTGAAACAGGCACTTGCCGGGCAAGACATAGAAACCGTATTATTAAACAAGCAGGACTCGTCACACCGCACCTTTGGCAATATTGAAGTGTATGTGCACCAAAGCAACTTTAGTGATGCCATTGAAATCCTAATTCTGAATCAAATTATTTTATGA
- the dusB gene encoding tRNA dihydrouridine synthase DusB yields MSVQIGNIDLGEFPLLLAPMEDVSDPPFRYVCKQNGADMMYTEFISSEGLIRDAAKSRQKLDIFEYERPIGIQIFGSDIDHMREATEIATLAKPDLMDINYGCPVKQVACRGAGASLLQDIDKMVAMTKAVVEATHLPVTVKTRLGWDDNTKNVYEVAERLQDVGIKALTIHGRTRSQMYKGVADWTLIREIKKNPRIKIPIFGNGDIDSPEKAAEWRMEFGVDGMMIGRAAIGYPWIFREIKHYFKTGEYLDKPTIAERIDACSTHLQKSIEWKGPKTGIFEMRRHYSNYFKGIENFKEYRMRLVTAGTLEEVTEILEEVSQNPRYAAFEDEVRY; encoded by the coding sequence ATGTCTGTACAAATAGGAAATATTGATTTAGGTGAATTTCCGCTTTTGCTGGCGCCGATGGAAGATGTGAGCGACCCTCCCTTCCGGTACGTGTGTAAGCAAAATGGGGCGGATATGATGTACACCGAATTTATCTCATCAGAGGGACTAATTCGTGATGCGGCAAAAAGCCGGCAAAAACTCGATATTTTTGAGTATGAGCGCCCCATTGGGATCCAGATCTTCGGCAGTGATATTGATCACATGCGCGAGGCTACCGAGATTGCTACCCTTGCCAAACCCGACCTGATGGACATCAACTATGGCTGCCCGGTAAAGCAGGTGGCCTGCCGCGGTGCAGGCGCAAGCCTGCTGCAGGATATTGATAAAATGGTGGCCATGACCAAGGCCGTGGTTGAAGCAACGCACCTGCCGGTAACCGTTAAAACCCGGCTGGGCTGGGATGACAATACAAAAAATGTTTACGAAGTTGCCGAACGGTTACAGGATGTAGGCATAAAAGCATTAACTATTCACGGCCGCACCCGTTCACAAATGTATAAGGGCGTTGCCGACTGGACCCTGATCCGCGAGATCAAAAAGAACCCCAGGATAAAAATTCCCATTTTTGGGAATGGTGATATTGATTCTCCTGAAAAGGCGGCCGAATGGCGGATGGAATTTGGCGTGGATGGAATGATGATTGGCCGCGCGGCAATCGGTTACCCCTGGATCTTCCGCGAGATAAAGCACTACTTTAAAACCGGCGAATACCTGGATAAGCCCACCATTGCCGAGCGGATAGACGCCTGCAGCACCCACCTGCAAAAGTCCATCGAATGGAAAGGCCCTAAAACCGGGATCTTTGAAATGCGCAGGCATTACAGCAATTATTTTAAAGGAATTGAAAACTTTAAAGAATACCGCATGCGCCTGGTTACAGCAGGAACACTGGAAGAGGTGACGGAGATATTGGAAGAAGTTAGCCAAAACCCGCGCTACGCCGCGTTTGAGGACGAAGTACGGTACTGA
- a CDS encoding POB3 family protein: MVSLSEFVLKVNFKNNPVINLNNFDAGEIDDVLMKIQRSFDIRFEHDDLEHVKTFGGLCDAVVKKLKLKNTEACSTQHAFYMLRNAINTTIAADKGMIKPQTRLDEIFPRDTRLQVIDEIEKELGFKINLLKPKGSVVFIFSLILGAAVIGLFFWPTISGAGIVLSLAGLILAGKFGKEMPVKTLGDLAEKISKEHYRNCRRNAATVNRAEVAEKIKGYFSRDFFLEPSVVTRHSRLN; the protein is encoded by the coding sequence ATGGTTTCACTTAGTGAATTTGTTTTGAAAGTTAACTTTAAGAATAACCCCGTTATTAATTTAAATAATTTTGACGCCGGTGAAATTGATGATGTGCTGATGAAGATCCAGCGCTCATTTGATATCAGGTTTGAACACGATGACCTGGAACATGTTAAAACCTTTGGTGGCCTTTGCGATGCCGTTGTTAAAAAGCTTAAGCTCAAAAACACGGAAGCCTGCAGCACGCAGCATGCATTTTACATGCTCCGGAATGCGATAAATACCACCATAGCTGCCGACAAAGGAATGATAAAGCCACAAACCCGGCTTGACGAGATCTTTCCCCGCGATACGCGTTTACAGGTTATTGACGAAATTGAAAAGGAACTGGGCTTTAAAATAAACCTGCTGAAGCCCAAAGGTTCGGTAGTTTTTATTTTTTCGCTGATTCTTGGCGCTGCGGTTATCGGTTTATTCTTTTGGCCCACAATTAGCGGTGCGGGGATTGTGCTTTCGCTGGCCGGATTGATCCTTGCAGGTAAGTTTGGCAAAGAGATGCCCGTAAAAACCCTGGGCGACCTGGCCGAAAAAATCTCGAAAGAGCATTACCGCAACTGCCGCCGCAATGCCGCAACGGTAAACCGCGCCGAAGTTGCCGAAAAGATAAAAGGCTATTTCAGCCGCGACTTTTTTTTGGAACCATCGGTAGTAACGCGCCATTCAAGGCTTAATTAA
- a CDS encoding phosphatidate cytidylyltransferase, protein MKTRAITGFFFVVVMLASVLCGRYVFSAFYLLVSILCLHEFYKLIGQSGVRPNMQAGMLNGVLVFVFVALQYYTSEARFLLVLLTFSMALIFIQELYKPSPAPFTNIAFTFLGIIFTVVPFSFFHALAFVNGSFNFHFPLAFLLMLWTNDTGAYLSGRFLGKHKLFERHSPKKTWEGFIGGVLLTVGTATILSHYFTDVHWLQWASMALYISLVGTFGDLVESMLKRSINIKDSGSILPGHGGLLDRFDGLLLAAPLVFAFLYLFFI, encoded by the coding sequence ATGAAAACACGCGCTATAACCGGGTTCTTTTTTGTTGTTGTTATGCTGGCTTCGGTTTTGTGCGGCCGTTACGTATTCAGCGCATTTTACCTGCTGGTTAGTATTTTATGCCTGCATGAATTTTATAAGCTGATAGGCCAAAGCGGGGTAAGGCCCAATATGCAAGCCGGGATGCTTAACGGGGTGCTGGTTTTTGTGTTTGTCGCGCTGCAGTATTATACCAGCGAGGCCCGTTTCCTGTTGGTGTTGCTCACCTTTAGCATGGCGCTTATTTTTATACAGGAACTGTACAAGCCATCGCCCGCGCCGTTTACCAATATTGCATTTACCTTTTTAGGCATCATATTCACTGTTGTACCTTTCAGCTTTTTCCATGCGCTGGCATTTGTTAATGGTAGTTTTAATTTTCATTTCCCGCTTGCGTTTTTGCTGATGCTATGGACCAATGATACCGGTGCTTACCTTTCGGGCAGGTTTTTAGGAAAGCATAAACTTTTTGAAAGACATTCGCCTAAAAAAACATGGGAAGGGTTTATTGGCGGCGTGCTGCTTACTGTAGGCACAGCTACTATCCTTTCGCATTATTTTACGGATGTGCACTGGCTGCAGTGGGCTTCCATGGCGCTGTATATCAGCCTGGTGGGCACCTTTGGCGATTTGGTTGAATCCATGCTTAAACGCAGCATCAATATCAAAGATTCCGGCAGCATTTTACCCGGCCACGGCGGACTTTTAGACCGCTTTGACGGACTTTTACTCGCAGCGCCGCTGGTATTTGCCTTTTTATACCTGTTTTTTATCTAA
- a CDS encoding zinc metallopeptidase, translating into MNGLSIITGFIGYNSAWFLMIVIAIVSFIVQWRFKSKFKQYAEMPLLSGLSGREVAERMLRDNGIYDVQVISVEGELTDHYNPEDKTVNLSQDVFYSRSVASAAVAAHECGHAVQHAKAYKWLSLRTAKVPIINVASTLTQWTLFIGVMLLFFVHSPYVLAVGVAALAVVTTFSFVTLPVEFDASNRALAWLNNNYNVMQTREEHEQAKDALWWAAMTYVVAALSALATLLYYASLLFNRRD; encoded by the coding sequence ATGAATGGACTATCAATAATCACAGGGTTTATCGGCTATAATTCAGCCTGGTTTTTAATGATCGTAATTGCAATAGTTAGTTTTATTGTTCAATGGCGGTTTAAAAGCAAATTTAAGCAATATGCAGAGATGCCATTACTGTCTGGTTTGTCTGGCAGAGAGGTAGCGGAGCGGATGCTGCGCGACAACGGCATTTACGACGTGCAGGTTATTTCTGTTGAAGGTGAGTTAACCGATCATTATAATCCCGAAGATAAGACCGTTAACTTGAGCCAGGATGTTTTTTACAGCCGCAGCGTGGCATCAGCAGCGGTGGCAGCACATGAATGTGGGCATGCCGTTCAGCATGCAAAGGCCTACAAATGGCTTAGCCTGCGCACGGCAAAGGTTCCTATTATTAATGTAGCATCAACCTTAACACAGTGGACGCTGTTTATAGGCGTTATGCTGTTGTTTTTTGTGCACAGCCCTTACGTGCTGGCGGTGGGCGTTGCTGCGCTGGCGGTGGTTACCACTTTTAGTTTTGTAACATTGCCGGTTGAGTTTGATGCCAGTAACCGCGCGCTGGCCTGGCTTAACAACAATTACAACGTTATGCAAACCCGCGAAGAACATGAGCAGGCAAAAGATGCGCTGTGGTGGGCCGCCATGACTTATGTAGTTGCGGCCTTAAGTGCGCTGGCTACACTGTTGTATTATGCTTCCCTTTTGTTTAACCGCAGGGATTAA
- the apaG gene encoding Co2+/Mg2+ efflux protein ApaG, whose product MVTTITDGVKVSVETIYQPEYSNPANDHFMFAYKVKIENMGTYAVRLLGRHWYIFDSNGAKREVEGEGVVGQQPVIEPGQVHEYVSGCNLKTDMGSMKGEYQMSRLMDDQLFNVQIPEFYLIAPYRMN is encoded by the coding sequence ATGGTTACCACTATTACAGACGGCGTTAAAGTTTCAGTAGAGACCATCTATCAGCCCGAATATTCAAACCCTGCAAATGATCACTTTATGTTCGCTTATAAGGTAAAGATAGAGAACATGGGTACTTATGCAGTAAGGTTGTTAGGCAGGCATTGGTATATTTTTGACTCAAACGGCGCAAAGCGCGAAGTTGAAGGCGAAGGAGTGGTTGGCCAGCAGCCGGTAATTGAACCCGGCCAGGTGCATGAATATGTTTCGGGCTGCAACTTAAAGACTGACATGGGCAGCATGAAAGGCGAGTACCAGATGTCGCGCTTAATGGATGATCAATTGTTTAATGTGCAGATCCCTGAATTTTACCTTATAGCCCCATACAGAATGAATTAA
- a CDS encoding YXWGXW repeat-containing protein: MKKSIKVFILLCMVCFTIPPIYAQVSVSITVGTPPPPLRVYEMPECPADGYIWQPGYWAYDNDEGGYYWVPGVWVAPPNPGLYWTPAYWGYTGSVYGFHSGYWGPHVGFYGGINYGYGYSGHGYGGGRWDGDRFRYNTAVVRVNRTIIHNTYIDRTVVRNTNDRRSFNGRGGVTARPRPQERVAMKERHVQPTPNQISHQEAAHKERNSFVKARPAANRPNNAVRPGNNTKAARPQGNQRQAQPAAKQQRTAQPRVQQQRAQQQRVTQPKRAAQPQRAPQPQQQQRAPQQQRAPQQQRAPQQQRAPQQQRAPQQQRAPQQQRAPQQQPHNAPRPEHHR; this comes from the coding sequence ATGAAAAAGAGCATCAAAGTTTTTATTCTTCTTTGTATGGTATGTTTTACCATACCCCCAATATATGCACAGGTAAGTGTGAGTATAACGGTGGGCACGCCGCCACCGCCTTTAAGGGTTTATGAAATGCCGGAATGCCCTGCCGATGGGTATATCTGGCAGCCGGGTTACTGGGCCTACGATAATGATGAAGGCGGGTATTACTGGGTGCCCGGTGTGTGGGTTGCCCCGCCAAACCCCGGCTTGTATTGGACCCCGGCTTACTGGGGTTATACCGGAAGTGTTTACGGGTTCCATAGCGGCTATTGGGGGCCACATGTAGGTTTTTATGGCGGCATCAACTATGGCTACGGCTACAGCGGGCATGGCTACGGCGGCGGACGATGGGATGGCGACAGGTTCCGTTACAACACCGCTGTTGTGCGCGTAAACAGAACAATTATTCATAACACCTACATTGACCGCACGGTGGTACGCAATACTAACGACCGCAGAAGCTTTAACGGGCGTGGCGGCGTAACGGCAAGGCCAAGGCCGCAAGAACGCGTGGCTATGAAAGAGCGCCACGTTCAGCCAACACCAAATCAGATCTCGCACCAGGAAGCAGCACATAAAGAAAGGAATTCATTTGTAAAGGCCAGGCCGGCAGCTAACCGGCCCAATAACGCGGTGAGGCCGGGTAACAACACTAAGGCTGCCAGGCCGCAGGGTAATCAACGCCAGGCACAGCCCGCTGCTAAACAACAGCGTACGGCACAGCCGCGTGTTCAGCAGCAGCGCGCGCAGCAGCAACGTGTGACCCAACCCAAGCGGGCGGCACAGCCACAGCGGGCACCACAACCACAACAACAACAACGTGCACCGCAACAGCAGAGAGCGCCACAGCAGCAACGTGCACCACAGCAACAACGTGCACCGCAACAGCAGAGAGCACCACAACAACAACGTGCACCACAACAACAACGCGCGCCGCAGCAGCAACCGCATAATGCGCCCCGCCCGGAACATCACAGGTAA
- a CDS encoding DUF4920 domain-containing protein — MKALPLTFGLLFSLSVFAQKHKALPHGMIYGAKPDTTTTQQATKLEAFMGIKTRISTTVKGRVLNVTKQKGGWFTIDAGNGKVIAAHFKNYDVTIPRALKGKYIIAEGVAAKQFIADDMQHLAGDTAIGKKQHSVNADAKHKLTFEVKGLMVQ, encoded by the coding sequence ATGAAAGCGTTACCCCTAACTTTCGGCCTATTATTCTCTTTATCGGTATTTGCACAAAAGCACAAAGCATTGCCCCACGGCATGATTTACGGCGCAAAGCCGGATACCACCACCACACAGCAGGCCACTAAACTGGAAGCGTTTATGGGCATAAAAACCCGGATCAGCACCACGGTAAAAGGGCGGGTGCTAAACGTTACCAAACAAAAGGGCGGCTGGTTCACCATTGATGCCGGAAATGGAAAAGTGATAGCGGCGCATTTTAAAAACTATGACGTTACCATCCCCCGGGCATTAAAAGGCAAGTATATTATTGCCGAGGGGGTGGCTGCCAAACAGTTTATAGCCGATGACATGCAGCACCTTGCCGGCGATACCGCTATAGGCAAAAAACAGCACAGCGTTAATGCGGATGCCAAACACAAGCTTACCTTCGAGGTAAAGGGATTGATGGTGCAGTAA
- the carB gene encoding carbamoyl-phosphate synthase large subunit, protein MPKDTSIKSVLIIGSGPIIIGQACEFDYAGSQAALSLKEEGITVSIINSNPATIMTDKVIADHVYLLPLTSDSIEKILKEQQIDAVLPTMGGQTALNLCIEVAERGIWEKYGVKIVGVDLAAIEKTENREAFRQLMVDIGVGVATSKIANSFLEGKEAAQQIGFPLVIRPSYTLGGKGAGFVHKKEDFDAALSKGLQASPTHEVLVEQAVIGWKEYELELLRDSNDNVIIICSIENFDPMGIHTGDSITVAPAMTLSDRCYQDMRNQAIRMMRAIGNFAGGCNVQFSVNPADEAIIAIEINPRVSRSSALASKATGYPIAKIAAKLAIGYNLDEIENQITKTTSAYFEPTLDYVIVKIPRWNFDKFKGANRELGLQMKSVGEVMGIGRSFIEALQKACQSLEIGRAGLGADGRQSRNLEEIMHSLEHPSWDRLFHIYDALSLGVPIESVRKVTKIDRWFLNQIMEVVNLENELRRYSLNNIPEDFFFLLKQKGFSDTQIAYILGNVTEEDVYQRRQVLNIRRVYKMVDTCAAEFPAKTPYYYSTYEGENESIVSDKKKIIVLGSGPNRIGQGIEFDYSCVHGLLAAKESGFEAIMINCNPETVSTDFNMADKLYFEPVYWEHVREIIELEKPYGVIVQLGGQTALKMAEKMHEHGIRIIGTSFNDMDIAEDRGRFSDLLKELDIPYPKYGVAESAEEALEVAHQVGYPVLVRPSYVLGGQGMSIVINDEDLEKAVVGLLKNLPGNRVLIDHFLDRAAEAESDSISDGDDVHIVGIMEHIEPAGIHSGDSFAVLPPFDLSDNVIAQIEEYTVKIAKALNVIGLLNIQFAVKNDKVYVIEANPRASRTVPFIAKAYDVPYINIAAKVMLGVNKLKDFTIERKLWGYAIKEPVFSFDKFPEVNKELGPEMKSTGEAIRFIPNLQDPYFRHLYKEKSMYLSR, encoded by the coding sequence ATGCCAAAAGACACTTCCATAAAATCCGTTTTAATTATTGGTTCAGGCCCTATTATTATAGGCCAGGCCTGCGAGTTTGATTACGCCGGTTCACAGGCGGCCCTCTCTTTAAAAGAGGAAGGGATAACCGTATCTATCATTAACAGCAACCCTGCTACCATAATGACAGACAAGGTTATAGCCGACCATGTGTACCTGCTGCCCCTAACCAGCGACAGTATTGAAAAGATCTTAAAGGAACAGCAAATTGACGCCGTATTGCCAACTATGGGCGGCCAAACTGCGCTTAACCTTTGTATTGAGGTTGCCGAACGCGGCATCTGGGAAAAATACGGGGTTAAAATTGTAGGGGTTGATTTAGCTGCCATTGAGAAAACAGAGAACCGCGAGGCCTTTCGCCAGTTAATGGTGGATATTGGCGTTGGGGTGGCTACTTCAAAAATTGCCAACTCGTTTTTAGAAGGTAAAGAAGCTGCACAGCAAATCGGCTTCCCGCTGGTGATTCGCCCAAGCTATACGCTGGGGGGTAAAGGTGCCGGCTTTGTACATAAAAAAGAAGATTTTGACGCAGCGCTAAGCAAAGGCTTGCAGGCATCGCCAACCCACGAGGTATTGGTGGAACAGGCGGTAATAGGCTGGAAAGAATACGAGCTGGAGTTGCTGCGCGACAGTAACGATAACGTGATCATCATTTGCTCTATCGAAAACTTCGACCCGATGGGCATCCACACCGGCGACTCGATCACCGTTGCCCCGGCAATGACCCTGAGCGACCGCTGCTACCAGGATATGCGCAACCAGGCTATCCGCATGATGCGCGCCATTGGCAACTTTGCCGGCGGCTGTAACGTGCAGTTCTCGGTAAACCCCGCCGACGAAGCCATCATCGCCATTGAAATTAACCCGCGGGTATCGCGCTCATCGGCCCTGGCATCAAAAGCTACCGGTTACCCTATCGCCAAAATAGCTGCAAAGCTGGCCATAGGTTACAACCTCGACGAAATAGAAAACCAGATCACCAAAACAACTTCGGCTTATTTTGAGCCAACGCTGGATTACGTGATCGTGAAGATCCCCCGCTGGAACTTTGATAAATTTAAAGGCGCCAACCGCGAGCTTGGCCTGCAGATGAAATCTGTTGGTGAGGTAATGGGCATTGGCCGCAGCTTTATTGAAGCCTTACAGAAGGCTTGCCAGAGTTTGGAGATCGGCCGCGCCGGTTTAGGGGCTGATGGTCGCCAAAGCCGCAACCTGGAAGAAATTATGCACAGCCTGGAGCATCCAAGCTGGGACAGGCTGTTCCACATTTATGATGCGCTGAGCCTGGGTGTACCTATTGAATCGGTAAGAAAAGTTACCAAAATAGACCGCTGGTTCCTGAACCAGATAATGGAAGTGGTGAACCTGGAGAACGAACTCCGGAGATATTCATTGAATAACATCCCTGAAGATTTCTTCTTCCTGCTGAAACAAAAAGGATTTTCAGATACGCAGATTGCCTACATATTGGGTAACGTTACCGAAGAGGATGTTTACCAGCGCAGGCAGGTATTGAACATTCGCCGGGTGTACAAAATGGTGGATACCTGCGCCGCAGAGTTCCCCGCAAAAACCCCTTACTACTACTCTACCTACGAGGGCGAGAACGAATCCATCGTATCAGATAAGAAAAAGATCATTGTATTAGGCTCGGGCCCTAACCGCATTGGTCAGGGTATTGAGTTTGATTACAGCTGCGTGCATGGCTTGCTTGCCGCAAAAGAATCGGGCTTTGAGGCCATCATGATCAACTGTAACCCTGAAACCGTATCAACCGACTTTAACATGGCTGATAAGCTGTACTTTGAGCCGGTTTACTGGGAGCACGTGCGCGAGATCATCGAGCTGGAGAAACCTTACGGGGTAATTGTTCAGCTTGGCGGGCAAACTGCTTTAAAAATGGCGGAGAAAATGCACGAGCATGGCATCAGGATCATCGGCACCTCATTTAACGATATGGATATTGCCGAAGACCGCGGCCGTTTCAGCGACCTGCTGAAAGAGCTTGACATCCCTTATCCAAAATACGGCGTGGCCGAAAGCGCCGAAGAGGCCCTTGAAGTGGCGCACCAAGTTGGATACCCGGTGTTGGTACGCCCAAGCTACGTGTTAGGCGGCCAGGGCATGAGTATTGTTATTAATGACGAGGACCTTGAAAAAGCGGTGGTTGGCCTGTTGAAAAACCTGCCCGGCAACCGTGTACTGATAGATCACTTTCTTGACCGCGCCGCCGAAGCAGAGTCTGACTCGATTAGCGATGGCGACGATGTGCACATTGTGGGCATTATGGAACATATAGAACCGGCCGGCATCCACTCGGGCGATTCATTTGCCGTACTGCCACCGTTCGATCTGTCGGACAATGTAATAGCGCAGATAGAAGAATACACCGTTAAAATAGCAAAAGCGCTTAATGTAATAGGCTTGCTGAACATCCAGTTTGCGGTTAAAAACGACAAGGTGTATGTGATAGAAGCTAACCCGCGCGCATCACGTACGGTACCTTTTATAGCCAAAGCTTACGATGTGCCTTACATCAACATTGCCGCCAAGGTAATGCTGGGCGTAAATAAATTAAAAGACTTTACCATTGAACGCAAATTATGGGGTTACGCCATAAAAGAACCTGTGTTCAGTTTTGATAAATTCCCGGAAGTAAATAAGGAGCTTGGCCCCGAAATGAAATCAACCGGCGAGGCTATCCGCTTTATACCCAACCTGCAGGACCCCTACTTCAGGCATCTTTATAAAGAAAAATCAATGTACTTGAGCAGGTAG
- a CDS encoding CPBP family intramembrane glutamic endopeptidase, with protein MLFIGNVIGIGIVTAVYGLKTLMAISTLSVTAPHFAPALWILQITGTTIPIFAAPVVFAWLLTNQPRYYIKTDFSFPWALMVIIFALMFLSNPLIELLSNINQKMVLPPWLKWMRESEDSAQKVMEAILKMNNIWDVIVNVLMVGLLTAIAEEFMFRGVIQTIFVRWTRNTHAAVWITAILFSAFHMEFFGFLPRLLLGVFFGYFVAWSGSIWTGVWAHFINNGTIVIVTYLFQKKIINGDPNDQHLFNNLWYAISFVIVIALLFIYRKIAAAKDQIPVY; from the coding sequence ATGTTATTTATCGGAAATGTAATAGGTATTGGAATTGTAACGGCGGTGTATGGTTTAAAAACGTTAATGGCCATCAGTACCTTATCGGTTACGGCTCCGCATTTTGCCCCTGCGTTATGGATATTGCAGATAACAGGCACCACCATCCCCATATTTGCCGCGCCGGTTGTGTTTGCCTGGCTTTTAACCAACCAGCCGCGTTATTATATCAAGACTGATTTTAGTTTTCCGTGGGCACTGATGGTGATCATTTTCGCCCTCATGTTCTTATCCAACCCGTTGATTGAACTGTTGTCAAATATCAACCAAAAAATGGTGCTGCCGCCCTGGTTAAAGTGGATGCGCGAAAGCGAAGACAGTGCCCAAAAGGTGATGGAAGCCATACTGAAGATGAACAACATCTGGGACGTGATTGTAAATGTGCTGATGGTTGGCCTGCTAACCGCAATTGCCGAGGAGTTTATGTTCCGCGGGGTGATCCAAACCATTTTTGTGCGCTGGACACGCAACACACATGCCGCGGTATGGATCACCGCTATTTTGTTCAGCGCTTTTCACATGGAGTTTTTTGGATTTTTACCCCGCCTGCTGCTTGGTGTTTTCTTCGGATATTTTGTAGCCTGGAGCGGCAGCATCTGGACCGGTGTTTGGGCTCATTTTATAAATAACGGCACTATTGTTATTGTTACCTATCTTTTTCAGAAAAAAATAATTAACGGCGACCCAAACGATCAGCACCTTTTTAACAACCTGTGGTACGCCATAAGTTTTGTAATTGTTATAGCTTTGCTTTTTATTTACAGAAAGATAGCCGCCGCAAAAGATCAAATACCAGTTTACTGA
- a CDS encoding YXWGXW repeat-containing protein gives MKKTIKYFMIGIAVMISSPKLFAQISIGISVHINPPALPVYSQPACPVEGYLWVPGYWAWSGDANDFYWVPGVWVSPPQPGLLWTPGYWGYEGDLYVFHRGYWGRHIGFYGGVNYGYGYSGSGFYGGRWEGNSFRYNTAVVNVNNTVVHNTYIDRTVIVNNTTVNNVSYNGPGGVTAKPRPEEVRAMNESHIQPTVQQQSHEKVAQNNPAQFAKANNGRPATTSMNKVNGRQFNGEGSNARAMSASDKAAAAPHNAQAADAAGNTNNRPLNGQAQRTRQPAGSVVNNRAARPFGQVKANAPATHNRMPAQRKPVQRQQERPVEKPRE, from the coding sequence ATGAAAAAGACCATCAAATACTTCATGATCGGTATTGCGGTTATGATAAGTTCTCCAAAACTATTTGCGCAGATAAGCATTGGAATATCTGTACATATTAATCCACCGGCATTGCCGGTTTATTCACAGCCGGCCTGCCCTGTTGAGGGCTACCTTTGGGTGCCGGGCTACTGGGCCTGGTCAGGCGATGCTAATGACTTTTATTGGGTTCCCGGCGTATGGGTAAGCCCACCGCAGCCCGGTTTGCTATGGACACCCGGCTATTGGGGTTATGAGGGCGATCTATACGTATTTCACCGCGGCTACTGGGGCCGTCACATCGGTTTTTATGGCGGGGTAAATTATGGGTACGGTTATAGCGGCAGCGGCTTTTACGGCGGCAGATGGGAGGGTAATTCCTTCAGGTATAACACGGCTGTTGTAAATGTGAACAATACCGTTGTTCATAACACCTATATTGACCGCACGGTCATAGTTAATAATACAACTGTTAACAACGTAAGCTATAATGGCCCCGGCGGCGTTACTGCCAAACCGCGCCCGGAAGAGGTGAGGGCAATGAATGAATCGCATATTCAGCCCACCGTACAGCAGCAATCGCATGAAAAGGTAGCTCAAAATAACCCGGCCCAGTTTGCAAAGGCAAATAATGGCAGGCCCGCTACCACAAGCATGAACAAAGTTAACGGACGCCAGTTTAACGGCGAAGGCAGTAATGCAAGAGCAATGTCCGCCAGCGATAAGGCTGCTGCTGCGCCACACAACGCTCAGGCAGCCGATGCGGCAGGAAATACAAATAATAGGCCGTTAAATGGGCAGGCGCAAAGAACCAGGCAACCAGCCGGTTCGGTTGTTAATAACCGCGCTGCCAGGCCCTTTGGCCAGGTAAAAGCAAATGCTCCGGCAACTCATAACAGGATGCCGGCACAGCGAAAGCCGGTTCAACGGCAGCAAGAAAGGCCTGTTGAAAAGCCCCGCGAGTAG